In one window of Primulina tabacum isolate GXHZ01 chromosome 8, ASM2559414v2, whole genome shotgun sequence DNA:
- the LOC142554337 gene encoding glutathione S-transferase T3-like has protein sequence MPFISPTENEPATPTFVPETQLSDRESPIEVVNLENVDSSAEGRKNGQPGESDDPIIGNDQKAEAFWGRVASYYNDNRPAGTPNRCASVIRSHWHNTIKKKVYRFNSNYNSIYSAYRSGHSDEDILRLAYEKYRAGNNGIAFNLEHVWRIVKDRPMFTPQSVDHHVSTKKARTSESGASNTSSNQDASLHVDLIEEENRPMGQKAAKRKGNGKTRSDMECMTTNLDNMFAKFTEYTSMKKVEVEMKQKQLEVEEMKAKAAMAKVQLKEYAILSKDTSQMTYEQLIIHERLCQEIRGRWNI, from the exons ATGCCATTTATTTCTCCGACGGAAAATGAACCGGCCACTCCGACTTTCGTCCCAGAGACTCAATTGTCCGACCGTGAATCCCCAATTGAAGTCGTAAATTTGGAGAATGTGGATTCAAGCGCTGAGGGTAGAAAAAACGGTCAACCTGGAGAAAG CGATGACCCAATCATCGGCAATGATCAAAAGGCGGAAGCTTTCTGGGGACGTGTTGCAAGTTACTACAATGACAATCGCCCCGCAGGTACACCCAATAGATGTGCAAGTGTCATACGATCGCACTGGCACAATACTATCAAAAAAAAAGTATATCgcttcaattcaaattacaataGTATTTATAGTGCATATCGTAGCGGCCACAGTGATGAGGATATACTACGACTTGCTTATGAAAAATATCGTGCGGGAAATAACGGCATCGCATTTAATCTTGAGCATGTGTGGAGGATCGTAAAAGACCGTCCAATGTTTACTCCACAGTCCGTTGATCACCATGTTAGCACGAAGAAGGCAAGGACCTCGGAGTCGGGAGCAAGCAACACCTCATCCAACCAAGATGCGAGTCTACATGTAGAcctaattgaagaagaaaaccGTCCAATGGGTCAGAAGGCAGCAAAAAGAAAGGGAAACGGTAAAACGAGATCGGACATGGAGTGTATGACAACAAACTTGGACAATATGTTTGCAAAGTTTACTGAATATACAAGCATGAAAAAAGTTGAAGTTGAAATGAAACAAAAACAACTCGAAGTAGAGGAGATGAAAGCAAAAGCTGCTATGGCCAAAGTTCAACTAAAGGAATATGCAATCCTTTCGAAGGATACTTCGCAAATGACATATGAGCAACTTATCATCCACGAACGTCTATGTCAAGAGATTAGGGGGAGATGGAATATTTAA